From a single Oreochromis niloticus isolate F11D_XX linkage group LG4, O_niloticus_UMD_NMBU, whole genome shotgun sequence genomic region:
- the LOC109201907 gene encoding hemoglobin embryonic subunit alpha-like → MTSLSAKDKNTVKAFWAKVAGKEEQIGCDAVSRMLTVYPQTKTYFSHWKDLSPGSAPVKKHGAAVMAAVTDAVSKIDDLTGALLSLSELHAFTLRVDPANFKVLSHNLLVVLSTMFPDDFTPEVHVAMDKFLAAVALALSEKYR, encoded by the exons ATGACCAGTCTTTCTGCAAAGGACAAGAACACAGTCAAAGCCTTCTGGGCTAAAGTGGCTGGCAAGGAGGAACAAATCGGCTGTGatgctgtctccag GATGCTGACAGTGTACCCTCAGACCAAGACTTACTTCTCCCACTGGAAGGACCTGAGCCCCGGCTCTGCCCCGGTGAAGAAGCACGGAGCAGCCGTGATGGCTGCAGTTACTGATGCTGTCAGCAAAATCGACGATCTGACCGGAGCTCTTCTGAGCCTCAGTGAGCTGCACGCCTTCACTCTGAGAGTGGACCCTGCTAACTTCAAG GTTCTGTCTCACAACCTCCTCGTGGTCCTGTCTACCATGTTCCCCGACGACTTCACCCCTGAGGTCCATGTGGCTATGGACAAGTTCCTGGCTGCTGTGGCTCTCGCCCTGTCTGAGAAATACAGATAA
- the LOC100704503 gene encoding hemoglobin subunit beta, whose amino-acid sequence MHNNQQGKMVAWTDFERATIKDIFSKIDYEVVGPAAISRCLIVYPWTQRYFAGFGNLYNAAAITSNPKVAAHGKVVMQGLEKAVKNMDNIKATFTELSTLHSEKLQVDPDNFMLLGDCLAIVVASQLGKDFSPEVHAAFQKFLAVVVSSLRRQYY is encoded by the exons ATGCACAACAATCAACAAGGCAAGATGGTTGCATGGACAGACTTCGAGCGAGCCACAATCAAGGACATCTTCTCCAAGATCGACTATGAAGTCGTTGGCCCAGCAGCTATTTCCAG GTGTCTGATTGTCTACCCCTGGACTCAGAGGTATTTCGCTGGCTTTGGAAACCTCTACAATGCTGCTGCCATCACATCAAATCCAAAAGTTGCTGCTCACGGAAAAGTCGTCATGCAAGGTCTGGAAAAAGCTGTGAAGAACATGGACAACATCAAGGCCACATTTACAGAGCTGAGCACGCTGCACTCTGAGAAACTGCAGGTGGACCCTGACAATTTCATG CTCCTGGGCGACTGCCTGGCCATTGTGGTTGCTTCTCAGTTGGGTAAAGACTTCTCTCCCGAGGTCCATGCAGCTTTCCAGAAGTTCCTGGCAGTGGTGGTGTCCTCCCTGAGGAGGCAGTACTATTAG